One window of the Capnocytophaga haemolytica genome contains the following:
- the hemW gene encoding radical SAM family heme chaperone HemW has protein sequence MHNLYIHIPFCRQACHYCDFHFSTTLKHKTAMVEALCKELILRKDEATGSELQTVYFGGGTPSILTQGELQQLFETIYQHYKVSPEAEITLEANPDDFFKGHAPQEYLQTLKNLSVNRLSLGVQSFYEEDLRLMNRVHNTEQVAVLLPLVAKHFDNFTIDLIYGIPKMSTARWEANLRKALSFGVPHISAYALTVEERTALHSLIVKGKCPPVEDELALAHFQLMIDLLEAEGYIQYEFSNFGKEGYFSRNNTAYWFGKPYMGIGPSAHSFNGKERRWNIAHNIKYIQALQKEKLPFEKEELTLNNQYNELIITRIRTMVGIDLREVYTTFGEPYHAYLLQQASKYLYDGFLHIEDNHLKVTKAGKFLSDGIAADLFKVD, from the coding sequence GTGCACAACCTTTACATACACATCCCTTTCTGTAGGCAAGCCTGCCATTATTGCGATTTTCACTTCTCAACTACTTTAAAGCACAAAACCGCAATGGTCGAAGCCCTTTGCAAGGAGTTAATCCTGCGCAAGGACGAAGCCACAGGCTCTGAGCTGCAAACCGTTTATTTCGGCGGTGGTACGCCCAGCATTCTCACTCAGGGTGAACTACAACAACTATTTGAAACCATCTACCAGCATTACAAAGTAAGCCCAGAGGCTGAAATCACCTTGGAGGCTAACCCCGACGACTTCTTTAAGGGGCACGCTCCTCAGGAGTACTTACAAACACTCAAAAACCTCAGTGTAAACAGACTAAGTCTTGGCGTACAGTCCTTTTATGAGGAAGATCTACGCCTGATGAACCGTGTACACAACACAGAGCAAGTAGCAGTATTACTCCCCTTAGTAGCTAAGCACTTTGACAATTTCACCATTGACTTGATTTACGGTATCCCAAAGATGAGCACAGCGCGTTGGGAAGCCAATCTGCGTAAGGCACTGAGCTTTGGTGTACCCCATATCTCCGCGTATGCCCTCACAGTAGAGGAGCGCACAGCCCTGCATAGCCTCATCGTAAAAGGTAAATGTCCACCCGTAGAGGATGAGCTGGCTTTGGCTCACTTTCAGCTGATGATTGACCTTTTGGAGGCAGAAGGCTATATACAATACGAGTTCTCTAACTTTGGCAAAGAGGGCTATTTCAGTAGGAATAACACTGCTTATTGGTTTGGAAAGCCTTATATGGGCATCGGACCCTCGGCACATAGCTTTAACGGCAAAGAACGCCGCTGGAATATAGCCCACAACATCAAGTATATACAAGCACTGCAAAAAGAAAAGCTCCCCTTTGAAAAAGAGGAGCTTACACTCAATAATCAATATAATGAACTTATTATTACACGTATCCGAACAATGGTAGGCATTGACCTGAGGGAGGTATACACTACCTTTGGCGAGCCTTATCACGCCTACTTGTTGCAACAAGCCTCAAAATACCTCTACGAT